In Asterias rubens chromosome 15, eAstRub1.3, whole genome shotgun sequence, a genomic segment contains:
- the LOC117300121 gene encoding uncharacterized protein LOC117300121, protein MRSGPGLLTILRIATAEWVSLRSNMINNQGNFGANVRETLQHLHSSKIYPNLAKIASATLVIPVSTADCERGFSKLKRTKTRPIMSQLANQQQLDNDGGRRAPTREHVRSGQPSEIRKSF, encoded by the exons ATGAGGTCAGGTCCGGGTTTGTTGACGATCCTTAGGATTGCAACTGCAGAGTGGGTGTCCCTAAGATCGAACATGATCAACAACCAAGGTAACTTTGGAGCAAACGTTAGGGAAACTCTGCAGCATCTGCATTCTTCGAAGATCTACCCAAACTTGGCGAAAATAGCCTCAGCAACTCTGGTGATTCCCGTATCAACTGCAG ACTGTGAGCGCGGATTCAGTAAACTAAAAAGGACTAAAACCCGCCCCAttatgtctcagctagcaaaccAGCAACAGCTTGATAATGATGGCGGTAGAAGGGCCCCTACGAGAGAGCATGTCAGAAGTGGGCAGCCATCAGAAATCAGAAAATCTTTTTAA